One Bufo gargarizans isolate SCDJY-AF-19 chromosome 3, ASM1485885v1, whole genome shotgun sequence DNA segment encodes these proteins:
- the CHORDC1 gene encoding cysteine and histidine-rich domain-containing protein 1 — MSMLCYNRGCGQRYDAETNTDGSCTHHPGVPVFHDALKGWSCCKRRTTDFSDFLSIAGCTKGLHSNEKPPEPVKPEVKTTSEKKELADLKPKFNEFIIQAPKPIECIKRPSADEPLTRLQLKVSASLKQALDKLKVSAETEQTVADEDTGETKIGTSCKNGGCTKTFTGPQSNEEVCQYHSGVPIFHEGMKYWSCCKRKTSDFNTFLSQEGCFKGTHLWIKKDDGKKVVPCRHDWHQTGSGVTISIYAKNSIPEQSYVEANSTVVNIQIIFDGEKEFQQNLQLWGVIDVQKSYVNLTATKVEIFMRKAEPMTWARLDLPRPVPPKLPQENSPEAQE; from the exons ATGTCCATGCTGTGCTACAACCGGGGCTGCGGCCAGCGCTACGACGCCGAGACCAACACGGACG gttcctgcacccatcacccggGGGTCCCCGTCTTTCATGACGCTCTGAAG GGCTGGTCGTGCTGCAAGAGGCGGACGACGGATTTCTCCGATTTCCTCAGTATTGCG GGCTGCACTAAGGGTTTACACAGCAACGAGAAGCCCCCCGAACCCGTGAAGCCGGAGGTGAAGACCACGTCGGAGAAGAAAGAGCTGGCCGACCTGAAGCCAAAGTTTAATGAATTCATCATCCAAGCACCAAAGCCTATAGAATGCATAAAGAGACCCAG TGCGGACGAGCCTTTAACTCGGTTACAGCTGAAGGTGTCGGCGTCTTTAAAGCAAGCACTGGATAAGCTGAAAGTCTCTGCAGAAACGGAACAGACGGTAGCAG ATGAGGACACAGGAGAAACCAAAATCGGAACCTCCTGTAAAAATGGCGGTTGCACAAAG ACGTTTACAGGACCCCAGAGTAATGAAGAGGTTTGTCAGTATCACTCCGGGGTGCCCATCTTCCATGAGGG gatgaaaTATTGGAGCTGCTGTAAGAGGAAAACCTCAGATTTCAATACATTTTTGTCCCAGGAGGGGTGCTTTAAGGGGACGCATTTATGGATTAAGAAAGACGAC GGTAAGAAGGTGGTTCCCTGCCGACACGACTGGCACCAGACTGGTAGTGGAGTCACCATCTCAATCTATGCAAAGAACTCCATCCCAGAACAGAGCTACGTGGAGGCCAATAGCACAGTG GTTAATATTCAGATCATATTTGATGGCGAGAAGGAATTTCAGCAGAACCTACAGTTGTGGGGG GTCATCGACGTACAAAAAAGTTACGTGAACCTAACTGCAACCAAGGTGGAGATTTTCATGAGAAAGGCTGAGCCTATGACCTGGGCCCGGCTAGATCTACCTCGACCCGTCCCTCCAAAGCTGCCACAGGAGAACAGCCCGGAGGCCCAAGAATGA